From the Meleagris gallopavo isolate NT-WF06-2002-E0010 breed Aviagen turkey brand Nicholas breeding stock chromosome 17, Turkey_5.1, whole genome shotgun sequence genome, one window contains:
- the LOC100548053 gene encoding proline dehydrogenase 1, mitochondrial-like isoform X1 — translation METFLHCIDASSGSSEDGFSAIKLTALGRPQFLLQFSEVLVKWRRFFHQMAAEQGQGGRAALEMRLEVEKLQEALAKLGIATKAESQHWFTGENVGESGTVDLLDWNSLIDSRTKLSKLLLIPNIKTRQLEPLLSHFTEEEELQMKRMLQRMDVLAKRATETGVRLMVDAEQSYFQPAISRLTLEMQRRFNRERAVIFNTHQCYLKEAYDNVSVDVELSRREGWHFGTKLVRGAYMDQERERAAKIGYEDPINPTYEKTNEMYHRCLDYVLEEIKHSRKANVMVATHNEDTVKFTLRRMMELGIHPSEKKVCFGQLLGMCDQITFPLGQAGFPVYKYVPYGPVDEVLPYLSRRAQENRGFMQRANKERDLLWREFKRRLFAGTIFSTNP, via the exons ATGGAGACCTTCCTGCACTGCATCGATGCATCAA GTGGCAGCTCAGAGGACGGCTTCTCAGCCATCAAGCTGACAGCGCTGGGTAGACCTCAGTTCCTG CTGCAGTTCTCAGAGGTGCTGGTGAAGTGGCGGCGGTTCTTCCACCAAatggctgcagagcagggccagGGTGGGCGGGCAGCGCTGGAGATGAGGCTGGAGGTGGAGAAGTTGCAG GAGGCCCTGGCCAAGCTCGGCATCGCGACCAAGGCGGAGAGCCAGCACTGGTTCACGGGCGAGAACGTGGGTGAGAGTGG AACTGTGGATCTTCTGGACTGGAACAGCCTGATCGACAGCCGCACCAAGCTCTCCAAGCTGCTGCTCATCCCCAATATCAAG ACCAGGCAGCTGGAGCCTCTGCTCTCACACTTCACCGAGGAGGAGGAACTGCAGATGAAACGGATGCTGCAGCGGATGGACGTCCTTGCCAAG AGAGCCACGGAGACGGGCGTGAGGCTGATGGtggatgcagagcagagctACTTCCAGCCAGCCATCAGCCGTCTCACCCTGGAGATGCAGCGCCGCTTCAACAGGGAGCGGGCCGTCATCTTCAACACCCACCAGTGCTACCTGAAG GAAGCTTATGATAATGTGAGCGTGGACGTGGAGCTGTCGCGCCGGGAAGGCTGGCACTTTGGCACCAAGCTGGTCCGTGGAGCCTACATGGATcaggagagggagagagcagcaaagaTTGGCTACGAGGATCCCATCAACCCCACCTATGAGAAGACCAATGAGATGTACCACAG gtgCCTGGACTATGTGCTGGAGGAGATCAAGCACAGCCGGAAAGCCAACGTCATGGTGGCAACTCACAATGAGGACACAGTCAAGTTTACCTTGCGCAG GATGATGGAGCTTGGGATCCATCCTTCAGAGAAGAAGGTCTGCTTTGGGCAGTTGCTGGGCATGTGTGACCAGATCACCTTCCCCCTgg GTCAGGCTGGCTTCCCTGTCTACAAGTACGTCCCCTACGGCCCAGTGGATGAGGTGCTGCCATACCTGTCCCGCCGTGCCCAGGAGAACAGGGGCTTCATGCAGAGAGCCAACAAGGAGCGGGACCTGCTCTGGAGGGAGTTCAAGCGGCGACTTTTTGCAGGCACCATCTTCAGCACCAACCCCTGA
- the LOC100548053 gene encoding proline dehydrogenase 1, mitochondrial-like isoform X2 → METFLHCIDASSGSSEDGFSAIKLTALGRPQFLLQFSEVLVKWRRFFHQMAAEQGQGGRAALEMRLEVEKLQEALAKLGIATKAESQHWFTGENVGESGTVDLLDWNSLIDSRTKLSKLLLIPNIKTRQLEPLLSHFTEEEELQMKRMLQRMDVLAKRATETGVRLMVDAEQSYFQPAISRLTLEMQRRFNRERAVIFNTHQCYLKEAYDNVSVDVELSRREGWHFGTKLVRGAYMDQERERAAKIGYEDPINPTYEKTNEMYHRCLDYVLEEIKHSRKANVMVATHNEDTVKFTLRRLGLQDDGAWDPSFREEGLLWAVAGHV, encoded by the exons ATGGAGACCTTCCTGCACTGCATCGATGCATCAA GTGGCAGCTCAGAGGACGGCTTCTCAGCCATCAAGCTGACAGCGCTGGGTAGACCTCAGTTCCTG CTGCAGTTCTCAGAGGTGCTGGTGAAGTGGCGGCGGTTCTTCCACCAAatggctgcagagcagggccagGGTGGGCGGGCAGCGCTGGAGATGAGGCTGGAGGTGGAGAAGTTGCAG GAGGCCCTGGCCAAGCTCGGCATCGCGACCAAGGCGGAGAGCCAGCACTGGTTCACGGGCGAGAACGTGGGTGAGAGTGG AACTGTGGATCTTCTGGACTGGAACAGCCTGATCGACAGCCGCACCAAGCTCTCCAAGCTGCTGCTCATCCCCAATATCAAG ACCAGGCAGCTGGAGCCTCTGCTCTCACACTTCACCGAGGAGGAGGAACTGCAGATGAAACGGATGCTGCAGCGGATGGACGTCCTTGCCAAG AGAGCCACGGAGACGGGCGTGAGGCTGATGGtggatgcagagcagagctACTTCCAGCCAGCCATCAGCCGTCTCACCCTGGAGATGCAGCGCCGCTTCAACAGGGAGCGGGCCGTCATCTTCAACACCCACCAGTGCTACCTGAAG GAAGCTTATGATAATGTGAGCGTGGACGTGGAGCTGTCGCGCCGGGAAGGCTGGCACTTTGGCACCAAGCTGGTCCGTGGAGCCTACATGGATcaggagagggagagagcagcaaagaTTGGCTACGAGGATCCCATCAACCCCACCTATGAGAAGACCAATGAGATGTACCACAG gtgCCTGGACTATGTGCTGGAGGAGATCAAGCACAGCCGGAAAGCCAACGTCATGGTGGCAACTCACAATGAGGACACAGTCAAGTTTACCTTGCGCAG GCTTGGCTTGCAGGATGATGGAGCTTGGGATCCATCCTTCAGAGAAGAAGGTCTGCTTTGGGCAGTTGCTGGGCATGTGTGA
- the SCARF2 gene encoding scavenger receptor class F member 2, which translates to MDLGWVKSLKGFQEGQQLSRYPNHLWTYFSCSSSALVCCPGWKQQGSECLIAVCEGNFTCKENEVCVRPGECRCRHGYFGANCDTKCPRQFWGPDCKEMCSCHPNGQCEDVTGQCTCNPNRWGPKCENICLCKHGKCDQKTGKCTCEPNWWGPQCSSSCYCSHNSQCDQQTGNCLCQPGWWGRGCNNQCSCNNSPCEQFTGRCQCRERTFGPRCDRYCQCYKGKCNQVDGTCTCEPGYRGKYCREPCPAGFYGQGCRRRCGQCKSLQPCTVADGRCLTCEAGWNGTKCDQPCSAGFYGEGCEKLCPPCKDGHTCNHINGKCSHCNPGWIGDRCETKCRNGTYGENCAFVCSDCVSGECHFETGRCLCRAGSHGTYCNLTCPPGHYGANCAQACSCHDGACDPLTGACHMEANQRMGVIGAGALLALLLILLLSLLCCCCVCRKKDEGHGANQDPVAAKKPPRRLCGRFSRISMKLPRIPLRRQKMPKVVVAHHDLENTLNCSFIEPPSVVEQPSPSWSSRGSFSSFDTTDEGPVYCVPHEESVGDGRDRAPSSSPGEKLVAPASGEEAAEYSFLKETGSVKAFHADSSETPLLKSSDSERSSCGSGSASAALYAKVARLSKQSKEEEETALSPERTKPRPPDPSTKPKVSWIHSRYNSSQSNSLPSRSPEPAAARPSSPEHGQGLAKRKRSPSETSAGVHGKAEEKGSGGTRGKERPQKHPKEPGVPEGKANLATEPQSPSKPKQRSKASSEQMENINGAVQNAFKKMGGFHAERRAGEAPRSPGAGKPRSEALHPHLASEAATLLAAQLKEKTQSLNKAEGSSRPNGVGAQREKPTPPQKAKRSAATGSQKASKPLLPTSPNLQKLIPATAEPAAGGEPRRVEKQTAVSGQDPAPPGEQTAKKTPIKKPPRKKSREATLEPPKAAVVPTQTVQ; encoded by the exons CTGTCTGCGAAGGGAATTTCACCTGCAAGGAGAATGAGGTGTGCGTGAGACCCGGCGAGTGCCGCTGCCGCCACGGCTACTTCGGTGCCAACTGCGACACCA AGTGTCCCCGTCAGTTCTGGGGCCCCGACTGCAAGGAGATGTGCAGCTGCCACCCCAATGGGCAGTGTGAAGATGTGACGGGTCAGTGCACCTGCAACCCCAACCGCTGGGGCCCCAAGTGTGAGAACATCTGCCTCTGCAAGCACGGCAAATGTGACCAGAAGACTGGCAAATGCACCTGCGAGCCCAACTGGTGGGGCCCCCAGTGCTCCAGCTCCTGCTATTGCAGCCACAATTCCCAGTGCGACCAGCAGACAGGCAACTGCCTGTGCCAGCCAGGCTGGTGGGGCCGTGGCTGCAACAACCAATGCTCTTGCAACAACTCACCCTGTGAACAGTTCACCGGGCGCTGCCAGTGCCGTGAGCGCACCTTTGGGCCCCGCTGTGACCGCTACTGCCAGTGCTACAAGGGGAAGTGCAACCAGGTGGATGGCACCTGTACCTGTGAGCCGGGCTACCGTGGCAAGTACTGCCGTGAGCCGTGCCCAGCCGGCTTCTATGGGcaaggctgcaggaggag GTGTGGGCAGTGCAAgagcctgcagccctgcaccgTGGCAGATGGGCGCTGCCTGACGTGCGAAGCGGGTTGGAATGGCACCAAGTGTGACCAGCCCTGCTCGGCTGGTTTCTATGGGGAGGGCTGCGAGAAGCTCTGTCCCCCCTGCAAGGATGGCCACACCTGCAACCATATCAATGGCAAGTGCTCACACTGCAACCCCGGCTGGATTGGAGACAG GTGTGAAACCAAGTGCCGCAATGGGACGTATGGGGAGAACTGTGCCTTCGTCTGCAGCGACTGCGTCAGCGGGGAGTGCCACTTTGAGACGGGCCGCTGCCTGTGCCGCGCCGGCTCCCACGGCACATA CTGTAACCTCACCTGCCCGCCCGGCCACTATGGAGCCAACTGTGCTCAAGCCTGCAGCTGCCACGACGGTGCCTGCGACCCGCTGACGGGCGCCTGCCACATGG AAGCCAACCAACGGATGGGGGTGATTGGGGCCGGagctctgctggcactgctgctcatcCTCCTGCTGtcgctgctctgctgctgctgcgtcTGCCGCAAGAAGGATGAAGGGCACGG AGCAAATCAGGACCCGGTGGCAGCCAAGAAGCCTCCGAGACGCTTGTGTGGGCGCTTCAGCCGCATCAGCATGAAGCTGCCACGCATCCCTCTGCGCCGCCAGAAGATGCCCAAGGTCGTAG TAGCTCACCATGACCTGGAGAACACACTGAACTGCAGCTTCATTGAGCCGCCCTCAGTGGTGGAGCAGCCCTCCCCGTCCTGGTCATCCCGTGgttccttctcctcctttgaCACCACAGATGAGGGGCCAGTGTACTGCGTGCCCCATGAAG AGAGCGTCGGTGACGGCAGGGACAGGGCACCGTCCTCCAGCCCCGGTGAGAAGCTCGTGGCCCCAGCCAGCGGGGAGGAGGCAGCCGAGTACAGCTTCCTGAAGGAGACGGGCTCTGTCAAGGCCTTCCATGCCGACAGCAGCGAAACACCCCTGCTCAAGTCCTCGGACAGCGAGCGCTCATCCTGCGGGTCAGGCTCGGCCAGCGCCGCGCTCTATGCCAAGGTCGCCCGCCTCTCCAAGCAGtccaaggaggaggaggagacagCTCTGTCCCCAGAGAGAACCAAGCCCCGTCCTCCCGACCCGTCCACCAAGCCCAAGGTATCCTGGATCCACAGCCGTTACAACTCCAGCCAGTCCAACTCGCTGCCCAGCCGCTCCCCGGAGCCAGCGGCCGCCCGGCCCAGCAGCCCCGAGCACGGCCAAGGTTTGGCCAAGAGGAAGAGGAGCCCCAGCGAGACGTCGGCTGGTGTGCACGgcaaagcagaggagaagggcAGTGGTGGCACACGTGGCAAGGAGAGACCGCAGAAGCACCCCAAGGAACCCGGTGTCCCCGAGGGCAAAGCCAACCTTGCCACAGAGCCCCAGTCGCCTTCGAAACCCAAGCAGAGGAGCAAGGCCAGCTCGGAGCAGATGGAGAATATCAACGGGGCGGTGCAGAACGCCTTCAAAAAGATGGGCGGCTTCCATGCAGAGCGGCGGGCCGGGGAGGCCCCACGCAGCCCCGGTGCTGGCAAGCCGCGCTCCGAGGCTCTCCATCCCCACCTGGCCTCCGAGGCGGCCAcgctgctggcagcccagctgaaggaaaagactCAGAGCCTCAACAAGGCGGAGGGCAGCTCCAGGCCCAACGGGGTGGGGGCCCAGAGGGAGAAGCCCACCCCACCTCAGAAAGCCAAGCGCTCGGCAGCCACCGGCAGCCAGAAGGCCAGCAAGCCCCTGCTGCCCACCTCTCCCAACCTGCAGAAACTGATCCCCGCCACGGCCGAGCCGGCGGCTGGGGGCGAGCCCAGGCGGGTGGAGAAACAAACCGCAGTCAGCGGCCAGGACCCGGCTCCTCCGGGCGAGCAGACGGCCAAGAAGACGCCCATTAAAAAGCCCCCCAGGAAGAAGAGCCGAGAAGCCACCCTGGAGCCGCCCAAAGCAGCTGTGGTGCCCACGCAGACGGTGCAGTAA